In Flavobacteriaceae bacterium, the following proteins share a genomic window:
- a CDS encoding AraC family transcriptional regulator — protein sequence MYLNLNFNSIFSFLAIGQGLFLFLFILLKHIRNRSYVLLACILIPILFELIHSKLISSRLILEYPYFVSTGHLFSYSIGPFIYLYTFSLTKKDVKFRWYQVLHFIPFIIYNINKLPSYLQTNAQKTSFLRRYYKAIDSNPQYFTESRGFLDIMKGFLLFDLHKIIYIIAAFYIFYNFRKKIKNRYSNLEKTNLKWIHNILYGYLIIWIMIPIQRFHVFLDIDPLLVHNIESLILSIHIYLIAYMVFSQKSELKLHPIQKPKSLPDTKRLENILRAANEMMIEEKLFLNQNLSLSMLAQKVDAKEHNLSKTINDSLGINFFDYVNNYRVEEAKKLLQSQNNKLYTVEHIGALSGFSSKTTFYRAFKKQTGMTPSKFQKNN from the coding sequence ATGTATTTAAACCTTAATTTTAACTCAATATTTTCTTTCCTAGCTATTGGTCAAGGTTTGTTTTTATTTTTATTTATTCTGTTAAAACATATTAGAAATAGATCTTATGTTTTACTTGCTTGTATATTAATACCTATACTTTTTGAATTAATTCATAGCAAACTGATTTCTTCTAGATTAATTCTTGAATATCCATACTTTGTTAGTACAGGTCATTTGTTTTCCTATAGTATAGGGCCATTTATTTATCTATATACTTTTTCTTTAACGAAAAAGGATGTCAAATTCAGATGGTATCAAGTATTACATTTCATCCCCTTTATTATATACAACATAAACAAGCTTCCGTCTTATTTACAAACGAATGCACAAAAAACATCTTTTTTAAGAAGGTATTATAAAGCAATAGATAGCAATCCACAATATTTTACTGAAAGCAGAGGATTTTTAGATATAATGAAAGGCTTTTTGCTCTTTGATCTTCATAAAATAATATATATCATAGCTGCTTTTTATATTTTTTACAACTTTAGAAAGAAGATTAAAAATCGTTATTCTAATTTAGAAAAAACGAACTTAAAATGGATTCATAATATTCTTTATGGATACTTAATTATTTGGATTATGATTCCTATTCAAAGATTTCATGTGTTTTTAGATATAGATCCATTATTAGTCCATAACATAGAATCTTTAATATTATCAATACATATATACCTCATAGCATATATGGTATTCAGTCAGAAATCAGAATTAAAACTACATCCTATACAAAAACCTAAATCTTTACCAGATACAAAACGGTTAGAAAATATATTACGTGCTGCTAATGAAATGATGATTGAAGAAAAATTGTTTTTAAACCAAAATTTGTCATTATCAATGTTAGCACAAAAAGTAGATGCTAAAGAACACAATTTATCCAAAACCATTAATGATAGTTTAGGGATTAATTTTTTTGATTATGTAAATAACTACCGTGTAGAAGAGGCTAAAAAATTACTTCAGAGTCAAAACAACAAATTGTATACAGTTGAACATATAGGAGCATTGTCTGGATTTTCTTCTAAGACAACATTCTACAGGGCATTTAAGAAACAAACAGGAATGACACCAAGTAAATTTCAAAAAAACAACTAA
- a CDS encoding DUF5050 domain-containing protein, which produces MNSIKSSIKTCIVIILILNITTTTFAQSKNEKADYKIYFSLRENENKNIHIVSYNGKDFENFKVKKGNSSRGENQPAISNDGKKIAFNTYQFGGWKIAAANIDGTGIKQITNSRNYSYNPSFSKNGQWIVYTEKENGRTGTRDIYKVRIDGKNKKRLTQKSKNNYLPSFSPDGSKIVFMSPREGGYKLYIMNSDGSNQARIPEKTKAYAYTSPSWSPDGKQIAFISVSQEAVLDLFIMNTDGSNIRNLTNNKDKFEITQNNVDELSYMYGTSWSPDGKTIVFALKKNGKQKLYTINTDGSNLKALVNTKGNQFNPYWVK; this is translated from the coding sequence ATGAATTCAATAAAATCATCAATAAAGACATGTATCGTAATCATTTTAATTTTGAACATTACAACTACTACTTTTGCTCAAAGTAAAAATGAAAAAGCAGATTATAAGATTTATTTTTCATTACGAGAAAATGAAAATAAAAACATCCATATTGTTTCATACAATGGTAAAGACTTTGAAAATTTCAAAGTAAAAAAAGGGAATAGCTCTCGTGGAGAAAATCAACCAGCAATATCAAATGATGGTAAAAAAATAGCATTTAATACGTATCAATTTGGTGGATGGAAAATCGCTGCTGCAAATATTGATGGAACAGGAATTAAGCAAATTACAAATTCAAGAAATTATTCTTATAACCCAAGTTTTTCCAAAAATGGACAATGGATTGTTTATACTGAAAAAGAAAATGGAAGGACAGGGACAAGAGATATTTATAAGGTGAGAATAGACGGGAAGAATAAAAAGAGATTAACACAGAAATCTAAGAATAATTATTTGCCATCTTTTTCCCCTGACGGATCAAAAATAGTATTTATGTCACCTAGAGAAGGAGGTTATAAGTTATACATAATGAATAGTGACGGTTCTAACCAAGCTAGAATACCTGAAAAAACAAAAGCATATGCATATACAAGTCCATCTTGGTCACCAGATGGGAAACAAATTGCATTTATTTCTGTGTCGCAAGAAGCAGTTTTAGACTTGTTTATAATGAACACAGATGGAAGTAATATTAGAAACTTGACTAATAATAAAGATAAATTTGAAATCACACAAAATAATGTTGATGAATTATCTTATATGTATGGTACTTCGTGGTCACCAGATGGAAAAACCATAGTGTTTGCTTTAAAGAAAAATGGTAAACAAAAGCTGTATACTATAAATACAGATGGTAGTAATCTAAAAGCGTTGGTAAATACCAAAGGAAATCAGTTTAATCCTTATTGGGTTAAATGA
- a CDS encoding GNAT family N-acetyltransferase, whose translation MKIKHLCLPLHYGKYNKEDLEALMNIWEQASNLAHPFLDTEFVKKVTKDMRELYLPNPEACIYVYENNNNILGFISMIENEIEGLFVNPKYHSKGIGSALVDHIKDVYENLEVEVFKNNKIGRAFYDKYGFKEVKRYSFEQANQEVIRMRYIK comes from the coding sequence GTGAAAATTAAGCATCTTTGTTTACCATTACATTATGGGAAATATAATAAAGAAGATTTAGAAGCGCTAATGAATATATGGGAGCAAGCTTCAAATTTGGCTCATCCTTTTTTAGACACAGAATTTGTTAAAAAAGTAACTAAGGACATGCGAGAATTATATTTGCCAAACCCAGAAGCATGCATTTATGTTTATGAGAATAACAACAATATTTTAGGCTTTATTTCTATGATAGAAAATGAAATAGAAGGTTTATTTGTTAATCCAAAATATCATTCAAAAGGGATTGGTTCAGCTTTGGTAGATCATATAAAAGACGTTTATGAGAATCTTGAAGTTGAAGTATTTAAAAACAATAAAATTGGACGTGCATTTTATGATAAATATGGATTTAAAGAAGTTAAAAGATATAGCTTTGAGCAAGCTAATCAAGAAGTCATAAGAATGCGGTATATTAAATAA
- a CDS encoding DoxX family membrane protein: MEIIEKIKSNPISKFLYWTARIGMGLAFIASGIRKLPGVKFTILPLEDPVGFYFAAMHSTGFYWNFIGYFQILIGILIFFRRFVVFSSLSMMPVTINIFLVSVCLGMRGTPFITLMMLIGNALLLIWHFNNYRTLFKKPL, encoded by the coding sequence ATGGAGATCATTGAAAAAATCAAGTCAAATCCAATTAGTAAGTTTCTCTATTGGACAGCACGTATTGGAATGGGATTAGCCTTTATTGCTTCAGGAATTAGAAAATTACCAGGAGTTAAATTTACAATCTTACCACTTGAAGATCCTGTTGGATTTTATTTTGCAGCAATGCATTCTACAGGTTTCTATTGGAATTTCATTGGATATTTCCAAATTTTAATAGGGATATTAATCTTCTTTAGACGTTTTGTTGTCTTTTCTTCATTATCAATGATGCCAGTTACTATTAATATTTTTTTGGTTTCTGTTTGTTTAGGTATGAGAGGTACTCCTTTTATAACCTTAATGATGTTAATTGGAAATGCACTTTTACTCATATGGCATTTCAATAATTATAGAACATTGTTTAAAAAACCATTATGA
- a CDS encoding AraC family transcriptional regulator has product MNLISIIAIIGIVQGLFLSLSLLLPTKKNKFSLSKFFLGILIFFLCIHITDSVLTYTKEFYNFPHFFAIKDPLILLYGPLILFYALSILKKEFRLQWIHLLHLIPFVFFLYRISSLFFRSSSYKKNVLDLMYENYTEIRDIEINLLFNIHIFLYLIISLIVLIRAYLQNRKQKILPLKKKLKPVILIITAVFIVYTVNIIRFWLSFGAETILWMPLVIVLLFFVIAYRALKVGEVIAITSESKTSKEISRSMELVLALEKEIQDNMLFLNQSENLNTLAKRINTNRQYLSNAVNDVKGITFTKYLNSFKVSKAKELLKSSDYKNFTLEKIAQDSGFNSLSTFQRAFKDVEQVSPSKYRTKK; this is encoded by the coding sequence ATGAATTTAATATCCATAATAGCTATTATTGGTATAGTGCAAGGGTTATTTTTAAGCTTAAGTTTATTATTGCCAACAAAAAAGAATAAATTTAGTTTATCTAAATTTTTCTTAGGAATTCTAATATTCTTTTTATGCATACATATAACAGATTCTGTTTTAACTTATACAAAAGAGTTCTACAATTTCCCACATTTCTTTGCAATAAAAGATCCTCTTATATTATTATATGGACCACTTATTCTATTTTATGCATTAAGCATTTTAAAAAAAGAATTTAGATTACAATGGATTCATCTTTTACACTTAATCCCTTTTGTTTTCTTTTTATATAGAATATCCTCTTTATTCTTTAGATCAAGTTCATATAAAAAAAACGTTCTTGATCTAATGTATGAGAATTATACAGAGATTAGAGATATAGAAATTAATTTACTTTTTAATATTCATATTTTTCTATACCTAATAATATCTTTAATTGTATTAATTAGAGCTTACTTACAAAACAGAAAGCAAAAAATTCTTCCTCTTAAAAAGAAACTAAAACCTGTTATTTTAATAATAACTGCTGTATTTATAGTGTATACTGTAAACATAATAAGATTCTGGCTTTCCTTTGGAGCAGAAACTATTTTGTGGATGCCTTTGGTAATAGTACTTTTATTTTTTGTTATTGCATACAGAGCATTAAAAGTAGGTGAAGTTATAGCTATAACTTCTGAGTCTAAGACCTCAAAGGAAATCTCAAGATCAATGGAATTAGTTTTAGCCTTAGAAAAAGAAATACAGGATAATATGTTGTTTCTAAATCAATCAGAAAACTTAAATACTTTAGCGAAAAGAATAAATACTAATAGACAATATTTGTCTAATGCAGTTAATGATGTTAAAGGAATAACTTTTACAAAGTATTTAAATTCTTTTAAAGTATCTAAAGCTAAAGAGCTATTGAAGTCATCTGATTATAAAAATTTTACTCTCGAAAAAATTGCCCAAGACTCAGGATTTAACTCCTTGTCCACATTTCAACGTGCTTTTAAAGATGTAGAACAGGTTAGTCCATCTAAATATCGCACAAAAAAATAG